One Turneriella parva DSM 21527 genomic region harbors:
- a CDS encoding acyl-CoA dehydrogenase family protein, which yields MSLSQAQGIVKNVKAFYNRFEKYLADKAFENNNISTDKMDQDQVANYDLAWIAAEIFAIDEMIAYPAKVEKGAGSIEENLSLFFIADALNDIVARFRLAAHKMGITSEQAEKELGTKDIYDFIAKFSSEEFAGKISDTLASTRDYGAYGLNDDQAMMADTFRKFAEGQVKPIAEKVHRQDLTIPDEIIDGLAEMGCFGLSIADTYGGFQSEANPDHTSMAVVTEELSRGSVGVAGSLITRPEIVAKAIAAGGTEEQKQKWLPLLASGEKKCAVAVTEPDFGSDVAGMKVAAVKVDGGWKINGVKTWCTFAGMADVLLVLVRTNPDMSLKHRGLSILLAEKAPTRDHEFDYTQPEGGRMHGKAISTIGYRGMHSYEVVFEDYFVPDANLVGGEAGLGKGFYLQMAGFAGGRLQTAARATGVMQAAVEKALQYAMDRKIFGKPIAAYGINRHKIAKMAAITQAVRQMTYKSARLMDKHEGQMEASLVKFYSCRIAEWVTREALQIHGGMGYAEEYEVSRLFVDARVFSIFEGAEEVLALRVIARALLARALGLKAA from the coding sequence ATGTCGCTCAGCCAAGCACAGGGCATTGTCAAGAACGTCAAAGCGTTCTATAACCGCTTTGAAAAATATCTTGCTGACAAGGCTTTTGAAAACAATAACATCTCAACCGACAAGATGGACCAGGATCAGGTCGCAAACTACGACCTCGCCTGGATAGCCGCAGAAATTTTTGCGATCGATGAAATGATCGCCTACCCTGCGAAAGTCGAAAAGGGTGCGGGCAGCATTGAAGAGAACCTTTCGCTTTTCTTCATCGCCGATGCGCTGAACGACATCGTCGCGCGTTTTCGCCTCGCGGCTCATAAGATGGGCATAACCTCTGAGCAGGCCGAAAAAGAGCTAGGCACCAAAGACATCTATGACTTTATCGCAAAATTCAGCTCTGAAGAATTCGCGGGCAAAATCTCTGACACGCTGGCATCAACGCGCGATTATGGCGCCTATGGCCTGAACGACGACCAGGCGATGATGGCCGACACCTTTCGCAAGTTTGCCGAAGGCCAGGTGAAGCCCATCGCTGAAAAAGTACACCGTCAAGACCTCACGATTCCCGATGAAATCATCGACGGCCTCGCCGAGATGGGCTGCTTTGGGCTTTCGATCGCCGACACCTATGGCGGATTTCAATCTGAAGCAAACCCCGACCACACATCGATGGCGGTGGTCACTGAAGAGCTGTCACGCGGCAGCGTCGGTGTTGCGGGTAGTCTCATTACCCGACCTGAAATTGTCGCCAAGGCAATCGCCGCGGGCGGCACTGAAGAACAGAAGCAGAAATGGCTACCGCTTTTGGCATCGGGTGAGAAAAAATGTGCTGTAGCGGTGACTGAACCCGATTTTGGTTCTGATGTAGCCGGCATGAAAGTTGCGGCTGTCAAAGTCGACGGCGGCTGGAAAATCAACGGCGTCAAAACCTGGTGTACATTTGCCGGTATGGCCGATGTGCTGCTCGTTCTCGTGCGCACAAACCCCGACATGTCGCTCAAACATCGCGGGCTTTCTATTTTGCTCGCCGAAAAGGCGCCCACGCGCGACCATGAATTCGATTACACGCAGCCAGAAGGCGGGCGTATGCATGGTAAGGCGATCTCGACGATTGGCTACCGCGGCATGCACTCGTACGAAGTGGTGTTCGAAGACTACTTTGTACCCGATGCAAACCTCGTCGGCGGCGAAGCCGGCCTCGGTAAAGGTTTCTACCTGCAGATGGCAGGCTTTGCCGGCGGCAGATTGCAGACCGCTGCACGCGCAACCGGTGTGATGCAGGCTGCAGTCGAAAAAGCGCTGCAGTATGCTATGGATCGCAAAATCTTCGGCAAGCCAATCGCGGCTTACGGTATCAACCGCCATAAGATTGCGAAAATGGCGGCGATTACACAGGCCGTACGCCAGATGACTTATAAATCCGCACGCCTCATGGATAAGCACGAAGGGCAGATGGAAGCTTCACTCGTGAAGTTCTATTCGTGCCGCATCGCTGAATGGGTCACGCGTGAAGCATTGCAGATTCACGGCGGTATGGGTTACGCAGAAGAGTATGAAGTTTCACGTCTTTTCGTCGATGCGCGCGTCTTTAGCATTTTTGAAGGCGCAGAAGAAGTGCTCGCGCTTCGGGTAATCGCGCGTGCGCTGCTCGCGCGCGCTTTGGGTCTCAAAGCCGCCTGA